One genomic region from Thermoleptolyngbya sichuanensis A183 encodes:
- a CDS encoding type I secretion system permease/ATPase yields MTFTQNLPKETVQEFLATVFPFTQLSSAVLARLLEQVQPFRYKMGQAILVREKMPAQVTILYEGQARSLGYDPRTDKPTTLGLLQPGAVLGAVSLMRGVACETAIASEESICLTLPARVFLDLLEKEPAVASALSAQAAPIEVFDLLGEELSRQADGTLDLKELTHAGLSQAEVRCIPPGTFATHSLQRDRLWLVSSGEITGYPVGSRLNLGLLDEIEVAGEKPARLVSFPLSLFRRSAPEDPQDTNQADATLGALDIPYAPERPEELEPVIIDSKGKAKEYPIVRGRGQLEATMACFQMLCQHLNLPFRRDVVRRILVNQMERTGGLPLDLCGAIAEFMGLSAQLVTVPAQSVGRLEAPAMVRWQDRPVLLYSVSEREMVIADPELGLLRRKPSEFAATWGEQGDVLLLRATKQTPQKRFNLSWFLPSVAKYRGVLLLVFLASFFVQLFALANPLMIQVIIDKVIVQNSPDTLQVLGILLLLLAFFEALLGALRTYLFVDTTNRIDMTLGSQIIDHLLRLPLRYFEKRPVGELSTRIGELENIRSFMTGTALTVVLDAFFSVVYIVVMLFYSPLLTLVALATIPFFIALAVIFSPIIRNQLRVKAERNAETQSYLVEVLGGIQTVKAQNMELRSRWQWQQRYARYVSAGFTTVQTSTFAGSLSNFLNQLSGLLVLWVGAYLVLKQELSLGQLIAFRIIAGYVTSPLLRLAQLWQNFQEVGLSIERLSDIVDSAPEADELDRLNIPMPPIQGEVAYENVSFRFGTTGPLQLSNINLEFAPGSFVGVVGQSGSGKSTLMKLLPRLYDLESGRILIDGYDITKVELYSLRQQIGIVPQDTLLFDGTVQENIALNAPDASAEEIIEAAKVAAAHEFIMGLPNGYNTRVGERGASLSGGQRQRIAIARTVMQNPRLLIMDEATSALDYDSERRVCMNLAEHFRGRTVFFITHRLSTIRHADLILMMDQGSVVEQGTHEDLMAMRGRYYCLYQQQEAQL; encoded by the coding sequence ATGACGTTTACCCAAAACCTTCCCAAAGAGACGGTTCAAGAATTTCTGGCAACGGTCTTTCCGTTTACCCAGCTTTCTAGCGCGGTCCTGGCTCGTCTGCTCGAACAGGTTCAACCCTTCCGCTACAAGATGGGGCAGGCAATTTTGGTGCGCGAAAAAATGCCCGCCCAGGTGACGATTTTGTATGAGGGGCAGGCGCGATCGCTCGGCTATGACCCCCGCACCGACAAGCCCACCACGCTGGGGCTGTTGCAACCGGGCGCGGTGCTGGGGGCGGTCAGCCTGATGCGCGGCGTGGCCTGCGAAACGGCGATCGCCTCCGAGGAATCTATCTGCCTGACGCTGCCCGCCCGCGTCTTCCTAGATCTGCTGGAAAAAGAGCCAGCCGTCGCCAGCGCCCTGTCTGCTCAGGCTGCGCCGATTGAGGTGTTTGATCTGCTGGGGGAAGAACTGTCGCGCCAGGCCGACGGCACGCTGGATCTGAAGGAGTTGACCCACGCAGGGCTATCTCAGGCAGAGGTGCGCTGCATTCCGCCGGGAACCTTTGCCACGCACTCGCTCCAGCGCGATCGCCTGTGGCTGGTCAGCAGCGGCGAAATCACGGGCTACCCTGTTGGCAGTCGGCTCAATCTGGGGCTACTCGACGAAATCGAGGTGGCGGGCGAGAAACCCGCGCGGCTGGTCAGCTTTCCGCTATCTCTGTTCCGCCGTTCTGCCCCAGAAGACCCGCAAGACACCAATCAGGCAGACGCAACCCTTGGAGCGCTCGATATTCCCTACGCGCCCGAACGCCCAGAGGAACTGGAACCCGTCATCATCGACAGCAAGGGCAAGGCAAAGGAATACCCCATCGTGCGCGGGCGGGGGCAGCTAGAAGCGACGATGGCCTGCTTCCAGATGCTTTGCCAGCACTTGAATCTGCCCTTCCGCCGCGATGTGGTGCGCCGCATTTTGGTGAACCAGATGGAGCGCACGGGAGGGCTGCCGCTGGATCTGTGTGGGGCGATCGCCGAATTCATGGGCCTCAGCGCCCAGTTGGTTACCGTGCCGGCCCAATCCGTCGGTCGCCTGGAAGCCCCCGCAATGGTGCGCTGGCAAGATCGCCCCGTGCTGCTCTACAGCGTCAGCGAACGGGAAATGGTGATCGCCGATCCAGAACTGGGGCTACTGCGCCGCAAGCCGTCGGAGTTTGCCGCCACTTGGGGCGAACAGGGCGACGTGCTGCTGCTGCGAGCCACCAAGCAAACGCCGCAAAAGCGCTTTAACCTCAGTTGGTTTTTGCCCTCGGTGGCGAAGTATCGCGGCGTGCTGCTGCTGGTGTTTCTCGCCTCCTTCTTTGTGCAGCTTTTTGCCCTGGCAAACCCGCTGATGATCCAGGTGATCATCGACAAGGTGATCGTGCAAAACAGCCCCGACACGCTGCAAGTGCTGGGCATTTTGCTGCTGCTGCTGGCATTCTTTGAGGCGCTGCTGGGGGCGTTGCGAACCTACCTGTTCGTAGACACCACCAACCGCATCGACATGACGCTGGGGTCGCAAATTATCGATCACCTACTGCGGCTGCCGCTGCGGTATTTCGAGAAACGTCCTGTGGGCGAACTCTCCACCCGCATTGGGGAACTGGAAAATATCCGCTCTTTTATGACGGGCACGGCGCTGACGGTGGTGCTGGATGCCTTCTTCTCCGTTGTCTACATCGTTGTCATGCTGTTCTATAGCCCGCTGCTGACGCTGGTGGCGCTGGCGACGATTCCTTTCTTCATTGCGCTGGCGGTGATCTTTTCGCCGATTATCCGCAACCAATTGCGGGTCAAGGCGGAACGCAACGCCGAAACCCAGTCCTATCTGGTGGAAGTGCTGGGCGGCATCCAGACCGTGAAAGCGCAGAATATGGAACTGCGATCGCGCTGGCAGTGGCAACAGCGCTACGCCCGCTACGTCAGCGCCGGATTCACCACGGTGCAAACTTCCACCTTTGCAGGCTCCCTCAGCAACTTCCTAAATCAGCTTTCGGGCTTGCTGGTTCTCTGGGTGGGCGCGTATCTGGTGCTAAAGCAGGAGCTTAGCCTGGGGCAACTGATCGCCTTCCGCATCATCGCAGGTTATGTGACGAGTCCTCTCTTGCGCTTAGCCCAGCTCTGGCAAAACTTCCAGGAAGTGGGCCTGTCGATTGAGCGCCTCAGCGATATCGTGGACTCCGCCCCTGAAGCCGACGAGCTAGATAGGCTCAATATTCCCATGCCGCCGATTCAGGGCGAAGTCGCCTACGAAAACGTGTCTTTCCGATTTGGCACGACCGGCCCGCTCCAACTCAGCAATATCAACCTGGAATTTGCCCCCGGCTCCTTCGTCGGCGTTGTCGGCCAGAGCGGTTCCGGCAAGAGTACCCTGATGAAACTGCTGCCTCGCCTCTATGACCTGGAATCGGGGCGCATCCTGATTGACGGCTACGACATTACCAAGGTAGAACTCTATTCTCTGCGACAGCAAATTGGCATTGTGCCCCAGGACACGCTGCTGTTTGACGGCACGGTGCAGGAAAACATCGCGCTGAATGCCCCGGATGCCTCCGCTGAGGAAATTATCGAAGCGGCCAAAGTAGCGGCGGCCCATGAGTTCATTATGGGTTTGCCGAATGGCTATAACACCCGTGTTGGTGAACGGGGTGCGTCGCTTTCGGGCGGTCAGCGCCAGCGGATTGCGATCGCCCGCACGGTCATGCAGAATCCGCGCCTGCTAATCATGGATGAAGCCACCAGCGCCCTCGACTACGACTCCGAGCGTCGCGTCTGTATGAACCTGGCGGAGCATTTTCGCGGCCGCACCGTCTTCTTCATCACTCACCGCCTCAGCACCATCCGCCACGCCGATCTAATTCTTATGATGGATCAAGGCTCTGTTGTGGAGCAGGGCACCCACGAAGACCTGATGGCCATGCGCGGCCGCTACTATTGCCTCTATCAGCAGCAGGAAGCGCAGCTTTAG
- a CDS encoding peptidylprolyl isomerase has translation MGHVLQIGNRSVTSEELPSLLAGYQMLPQLVQEVLIDEAIAPITCAEEELIGAREQFYAQHQIVDEATRQQWLNRHGMTLAQLDALATRSLRIEKFKEATWGAKLESYFLERKSKLDKVIYSLIRTQDMGIAQEIYFRVMEGEQSFAELARTYSQGPESQTDGLIGPVELSVPHPQLAHMLSISQPGQLWPPHRIGEWIVIIRLEKFIPAQMDEQMRRRLLNESFNQWLQQQLDDVSLSPLADALPADALATESLPTVEPSEPPAADTSSQPPASSSTAPPAEPPAKPGAPKPPSGAAGGQGNGGHPPAAQPQLVPTSILLSVPDPKAVKPTTLSSSPPAAPTVAPIVES, from the coding sequence ATGGGACACGTATTGCAGATTGGGAATCGGTCGGTCACATCGGAAGAATTGCCGTCGCTGCTGGCAGGCTATCAAATGCTGCCGCAGTTGGTGCAGGAAGTGTTGATTGATGAGGCGATCGCCCCCATCACCTGCGCCGAAGAAGAACTCATCGGGGCCCGCGAACAGTTCTACGCCCAGCACCAGATCGTAGACGAAGCCACCCGTCAGCAATGGCTAAACCGACACGGCATGACCCTGGCTCAGCTCGATGCCCTGGCCACGCGATCGCTCCGCATCGAGAAGTTCAAAGAAGCCACTTGGGGAGCCAAGCTCGAATCCTATTTCCTGGAGCGCAAGAGCAAGCTAGATAAAGTCATCTACTCGCTCATCCGTACCCAGGACATGGGCATCGCTCAAGAAATCTACTTTCGGGTTATGGAAGGCGAACAGAGCTTCGCCGAACTTGCCCGCACCTATTCTCAAGGGCCCGAATCCCAGACCGACGGGCTGATTGGCCCGGTGGAGCTAAGTGTGCCCCATCCCCAACTGGCTCATATGCTCTCTATTAGCCAGCCGGGGCAACTCTGGCCGCCCCACCGCATTGGCGAGTGGATTGTGATCATTCGTCTGGAAAAATTCATCCCTGCCCAGATGGATGAGCAAATGCGCCGCCGCCTGCTCAACGAGTCGTTTAACCAGTGGCTCCAGCAGCAGTTGGATGACGTGTCGCTGAGTCCTCTGGCGGATGCGCTACCGGCGGATGCGCTTGCTACCGAATCCCTGCCCACCGTCGAACCCAGCGAGCCTCCTGCGGCAGACACATCCTCCCAGCCACCAGCCTCCTCGTCAACTGCCCCACCCGCAGAGCCACCTGCCAAGCCCGGAGCGCCCAAGCCGCCCTCTGGTGCAGCAGGCGGACAAGGCAACGGCGGACATCCCCCCGCTGCCCAACCCCAGCTCGTGCCGACCTCGATTTTGCTGAGTGTGCCCGATCCAAAAGCCGTAAAACCAACCACGTTATCGTCTTCCCCGCCTGCCGCCCCCACCGTTGCCCCCATTGTTGAATCATGA
- a CDS encoding ABC transporter ATP-binding protein: MDSRSGYRRLLPYLKPHWGTVVRAFCCTLIFTAAWPLLAWLAGRLLSFLVAGDVRSLAQMAGIVAGVFLVQKIAQYGQDALMAKAALAIALDLRTRTYAHLQTLSLGYFERAQTGDLSYRLTEDIDRIGEVVNKVFHDFTPCVLQLVFVFGYMVYLNWQLTLASLVMVPLMGLLISWFGDRMLKISRRSQSLVSDLSSLLTEVFSGIRLVRAFAAEDYEIRRFAREAERNRRAKYAAAWLKAVQYPVVGFMYAVSVLLLLLLGGWQISRGNLTGAQFGSYVFAVAMLVDPIAHLTDNYNEFKQGQASVDRIFELLDVEPAVYEAPNALVLPPVTGKVEYRNVSFAYPQPGVGNQDSAPAPSPVLHQLSLLAFPGEAIALVGPSGAGKTTLVNLLPRFYDPQQGQILIDGVDIRTVTLYSLRRQIGIVPQETVLFSGTIAQNIAFGQTDYERQAVVEAAKIANAHAFISQCPDGYDSWVGERGVNLSGGQRQRIAIARAVLLNPRILILDEATSALDSESEALVQEALERLMQGRTVFIIAHRLATVRRADRILVLEQGRLVESGTHTELLAQDGRYAQFYAQQFA; the protein is encoded by the coding sequence TTGGATTCTCGGTCTGGCTATCGGCGACTGCTGCCCTATCTCAAACCCCACTGGGGAACTGTGGTGCGGGCGTTTTGCTGCACGCTAATTTTTACGGCGGCGTGGCCGCTGCTGGCATGGCTGGCGGGGCGGCTGCTGAGCTTTTTGGTGGCGGGGGACGTGCGATCGCTGGCGCAAATGGCGGGCATCGTAGCGGGCGTGTTTTTGGTGCAAAAGATTGCTCAGTACGGGCAGGATGCGCTGATGGCCAAGGCTGCTTTGGCGATCGCCCTCGACCTCCGCACCCGCACCTACGCCCACCTGCAAACCCTCAGCCTTGGATATTTTGAGCGGGCCCAGACGGGCGACCTGTCCTATCGCCTCACGGAAGACATCGACCGCATCGGCGAAGTGGTCAACAAAGTGTTTCACGACTTTACGCCCTGCGTCCTGCAACTGGTTTTCGTGTTCGGCTACATGGTGTATCTCAACTGGCAGTTGACCCTGGCCAGCCTAGTGATGGTGCCGCTGATGGGGCTGCTGATTAGCTGGTTTGGCGATCGCATGTTGAAGATTTCGCGCCGCAGCCAGTCCCTCGTCTCCGACCTATCTTCCCTGCTCACGGAAGTGTTTAGCGGCATCCGCCTGGTGCGGGCCTTTGCCGCCGAAGATTATGAAATTCGCCGCTTTGCCCGCGAAGCCGAGCGCAACCGTCGGGCAAAATACGCCGCCGCCTGGCTCAAGGCAGTGCAATATCCCGTGGTGGGCTTTATGTACGCCGTCAGCGTGCTGCTGCTGCTGCTGCTGGGGGGCTGGCAAATTTCGCGGGGCAACCTGACGGGCGCACAGTTTGGCAGCTACGTCTTTGCAGTGGCGATGCTGGTAGACCCGATCGCCCACCTCACTGACAACTACAACGAGTTCAAACAGGGGCAAGCCTCGGTCGATCGCATTTTTGAACTGCTGGACGTGGAACCTGCTGTCTACGAAGCCCCAAACGCCCTCGTGCTGCCGCCCGTCACAGGCAAAGTGGAATACCGCAACGTCAGCTTTGCCTATCCCCAGCCAGGGGTTGGGAACCAGGATTCTGCTCCCGCTCCATCACCCGTCCTCCACCAACTCAGCCTGCTGGCCTTCCCTGGCGAGGCGATCGCCCTGGTCGGCCCCTCCGGCGCAGGCAAAACGACGCTGGTGAACCTGCTGCCGCGCTTTTATGACCCGCAGCAGGGGCAAATCTTAATCGACGGCGTGGATATCCGCACCGTAACGCTGTACAGCCTGCGGCGGCAGATCGGCATCGTTCCCCAGGAAACGGTGCTGTTTTCCGGCACGATCGCCCAAAACATCGCCTTTGGCCAGACCGATTACGAGCGGCAAGCAGTGGTCGAAGCTGCAAAAATCGCCAACGCCCACGCCTTTATCTCCCAATGTCCCGATGGCTATGACTCGTGGGTGGGTGAGCGCGGTGTAAACCTGTCGGGCGGACAGCGCCAGCGAATTGCGATCGCCCGAGCCGTGCTGCTCAACCCGCGCATTCTGATCCTGGACGAAGCCACCTCTGCCCTCGATTCCGAATCCGAAGCACTGGTACAGGAAGCGCTGGAGCGGCTGATGCAGGGGCGCACTGTGTTCATCATTGCCCATCGGCTGGCCACCGTCCGCCGCGCCGATCGCATCCTTGTGTTAGAACAGGGGCGCTTGGTGGAATCCGGCACGCATACAGAACTCTTGGCGCAAGACGGACGCTATGCCCAGTTCTATGCCCAGCAGTTTGCATAG